A genomic stretch from Carbonactinospora thermoautotrophica includes:
- a CDS encoding enoyl-CoA hydratase/isomerase family protein: MEATYEFVSIRRDGHVAELVLDRPEAHNALSTAMAKEIARATAELAADRGVRAVVLSSASEKAFCVGADLKERNSFTDADLMRQRPHFRAAFGGVLNLPMPTIAAVHGYALGGGFEFALSCDLIVADETAVVGLPEVTVGVIPGGGGTQLLVRRVGYSRAADLIFTGRRVEIAEAERLGLIDRRVPAGEDRKVALELAARIADNSPVGVRNAKRALRYGADVDLAAGLDIEDGAWRATAFSGDRKEGVAAFNEKRKPDWPGE; this comes from the coding sequence GTGGAAGCCACGTACGAGTTCGTCAGCATCCGCCGGGACGGGCATGTGGCCGAGCTGGTGCTCGACCGGCCCGAGGCGCACAACGCGCTGTCCACGGCGATGGCGAAGGAGATCGCCCGCGCCACGGCCGAGCTGGCGGCCGACCGGGGCGTGCGCGCGGTGGTGCTGAGCTCCGCGAGCGAGAAGGCGTTCTGCGTGGGCGCGGACCTGAAGGAGCGCAACTCGTTCACGGACGCGGACCTGATGCGGCAGCGGCCCCACTTCCGGGCCGCGTTCGGCGGCGTGCTCAACCTGCCGATGCCGACGATCGCGGCCGTGCACGGGTACGCGTTGGGTGGCGGCTTCGAGTTCGCGCTGTCCTGCGACCTGATCGTCGCCGACGAGACCGCGGTGGTCGGGCTGCCGGAGGTGACCGTGGGCGTGATCCCCGGCGGGGGCGGCACCCAACTGCTGGTCCGGCGCGTCGGGTACTCCCGCGCGGCCGACCTGATCTTCACCGGCCGTCGGGTGGAGATCGCCGAGGCCGAGCGGCTCGGCCTGATCGACCGGCGGGTGCCGGCCGGTGAGGACCGTAAGGTCGCGCTGGAGCTGGCCGCGCGGATCGCGGACAACTCGCCTGTCGGCGTGCGCAACGCCAAGCGCGCGCTGCGGTACGGTGCGGACGTCGACCTCGCCGCCGGCCTGGACATCGAGGACGGCGCGTGGCGGGCGACCGCCTTCTCCGGCGACCGCAAGGAAGGCGTGGCGGCGTTCAACGAGAAGCGCAAGCCCGACTGGCCGGGCGAGTGA
- a CDS encoding adenylate/guanylate cyclase domain-containing protein, with protein MNENRSTGARLDRLLLGEARYTREELAELVGLPHDQARALWRALGFADVPDGVRMFTDLDLEALRRVRLLIDSGHIDPRLAVRISRALGYTTARLAIWQGTALVEHLAETGQLGEDAERRGERAYEIAAELIPELEWLLIYAWRRHFAAAATRFVPAAADEEVALFTLAVGFADLVDYTELSRQLNERELAELVDVFEEHAADTIAGAGGRLIKTIGDEVLFVADEPDTAAEIGLRLVEELDALHNLPKLRVGIAYGSVIGRQGDVYGTTVNLASRLTTLAPASTVVIDPAMAEALAGDERYELIPMPQRSVHGFGLVEPLRLRRRHAG; from the coding sequence GTGAACGAGAACCGTTCCACCGGCGCCCGGCTGGACCGGCTGTTGCTTGGCGAGGCCCGCTACACGCGGGAGGAGCTCGCCGAGCTGGTCGGGCTCCCGCACGACCAGGCGCGCGCGCTGTGGCGGGCGCTCGGCTTCGCCGACGTCCCGGACGGCGTACGGATGTTCACCGACCTGGACCTGGAGGCGCTGCGGCGGGTCCGCCTGCTGATCGACAGCGGCCACATCGACCCCCGGTTGGCCGTACGGATCTCCCGGGCTCTCGGCTACACCACGGCGCGGCTGGCGATCTGGCAGGGCACCGCGCTGGTGGAGCATCTGGCCGAGACCGGGCAGCTCGGCGAGGACGCGGAGCGGCGCGGCGAGCGCGCGTACGAGATCGCCGCGGAACTGATCCCGGAGCTGGAGTGGCTGCTGATCTACGCGTGGCGGCGGCATTTCGCCGCGGCGGCGACCCGGTTCGTCCCGGCGGCCGCCGACGAGGAGGTGGCCCTGTTCACCCTCGCCGTCGGGTTCGCCGACCTGGTCGACTACACCGAGCTGAGCCGGCAGCTCAACGAGCGGGAGCTAGCCGAGCTGGTCGACGTGTTCGAGGAGCACGCGGCGGACACGATCGCGGGGGCCGGCGGGCGGCTGATCAAGACGATCGGCGACGAGGTGCTGTTCGTGGCCGACGAGCCGGACACCGCCGCCGAGATCGGCCTGCGGCTGGTGGAGGAGCTGGACGCCCTGCACAACCTGCCCAAGCTTCGGGTCGGCATCGCGTACGGCTCGGTGATCGGACGCCAGGGCGACGTGTACGGCACCACCGTCAACCTGGCCAGCCGGCTGACCACGCTCGCGCCGGCGTCCACGGTGGTCATCGACCCCGCGATGGCCGAGGCGCTGGCCGGTGACGAGCGGTACGAGCTGATCCCGATGCCGCAGCGGTCGGTGCACGGGTTCGGGCTGGTCGAGCCGTTGCGGCTGCGCCGCCGGCACGCGGGTTGA
- a CDS encoding PH domain-containing protein, translated as MGYPTRLLSPDEVIGLDLRPHWKALVVPVLIFLVTAGAAGFLAAVVPELGGAELYLRIAIGVLALLVVLRWTCWPWLKWVTTNYTITNRRLITRVGVITREGRDMPLARVNDVSFSHDSLLERILGCGTLVVESAGERGQLVLESVPRVEEVQRELYRLVEEDAARRRREIADDEYEIDGT; from the coding sequence ATGGGGTACCCGACCCGGCTGCTCAGCCCGGACGAGGTCATCGGGCTCGACCTGCGTCCCCACTGGAAGGCGCTGGTCGTGCCGGTGCTCATCTTCCTGGTCACGGCCGGCGCGGCGGGGTTCCTGGCCGCGGTCGTGCCGGAGCTGGGCGGCGCCGAGCTGTACCTGCGGATCGCGATCGGTGTGCTCGCCCTGCTGGTCGTGCTGCGCTGGACGTGCTGGCCGTGGCTGAAGTGGGTGACGACCAACTACACGATCACCAACCGGCGGCTGATCACCCGGGTCGGGGTGATCACCCGGGAAGGACGGGACATGCCGCTCGCTCGGGTCAACGACGTGTCGTTCTCCCACGACTCGCTGCTGGAGCGGATCCTCGGCTGCGGGACGCTCGTCGTCGAGTCGGCCGGTGAGCGCGGGCAGTTGGTGCTGGAGTCGGTGCCCCGCGTCGAGGAGGTGCAGCGGGAGCTGTACCGGCTCGTGGAGGAGGACGCCGCCCGGCGGCGCCGCGAGATCGCGGACGACGAGTACGAGATAGACGGCACGTGA
- a CDS encoding biotin--[acetyl-CoA-carboxylase] ligase: MDSPYSDLLRPPLRPRELARALAVPGGLWREIRVLPETGSTNADAVRAARDGAPEGLVIVAESQTAGRGRLDRAWVAPPRSGLTFSMLLRPAGVPVARWGWLPLLAGVGSCAAVSRLAELEIGLKWPNDLFVHDRKLGGILAERVDDAIVLGIGLNVTLRIDELPVPTATSLALAGSACTDRDPLLRAMLREIAEWYGRWRAAGGDPEASGLRAAYRDRCVTLGRRVRVELPAGRVVEGDAVDIDPAGHLVVRTAAGEERVGAGDVVHVR; the protein is encoded by the coding sequence GTGGACTCTCCCTACTCCGACCTGCTGCGGCCGCCGCTGCGTCCACGGGAACTCGCCCGGGCGCTCGCCGTGCCCGGCGGGCTGTGGCGTGAGATCCGGGTCCTGCCCGAGACCGGCTCCACCAACGCCGACGCCGTCCGCGCCGCCCGGGACGGAGCGCCCGAGGGGTTGGTGATCGTCGCCGAGTCCCAGACCGCCGGGCGGGGTCGCCTGGACCGGGCCTGGGTCGCGCCGCCCCGCTCCGGGCTCACGTTCTCGATGCTGTTGCGGCCGGCCGGCGTGCCGGTCGCGCGGTGGGGCTGGCTGCCGCTGCTCGCCGGGGTCGGCTCGTGCGCGGCGGTCAGCCGCCTGGCCGAGCTGGAGATCGGCCTCAAGTGGCCCAACGACCTGTTCGTGCACGACCGGAAGCTGGGCGGCATCCTCGCCGAGCGGGTCGACGACGCGATCGTGCTCGGCATCGGCCTCAACGTCACGCTGCGCATCGACGAGCTGCCCGTCCCCACCGCCACCTCCCTCGCCCTCGCCGGCAGCGCCTGCACCGACCGTGACCCGTTGCTGCGCGCCATGCTGCGCGAGATCGCCGAGTGGTACGGGCGCTGGCGCGCGGCCGGCGGCGACCCGGAGGCCAGCGGCCTGCGCGCCGCGTACCGGGACCGCTGCGTCACCCTCGGCCGCCGGGTCCGGGTGGAGCTGCCCGCGGGCCGGGTCGTGGAAGGCGACGCCGTGGACATCGACCCAGCCGGTCACCTCGTGGTCCGCACGGCAGCCGGCGAGGAGCGCGTCGGCGCCGGGGACGTGGTGCACGTGCGTTAG